In one window of Arthrobacter pascens DNA:
- a CDS encoding LuxR C-terminal-related transcriptional regulator, which produces MDSSNGHSPKLGPASRLLTGRREPLDRTCNIIRSRTSQAVFLMAGPGVGKSALAEAISERLSPEMIIVQMHGSSSLSGVPFGVLAPYTAELSAEDSVSPVAVLRSVWTYFEKLKAGKDTPLLLMVDDAHHLDEATASIVADMISAGWVSLVAAGRPRPGLPQPLAQLWYDGLADRVDLRPLNREQIEEVLSHILDGTIPSGTVDTIWSASGGNPRILDALLHDAAERGVLVKRNGIWVLLGPLPSDGARLTGVVTKDLLRRRTEEQDALKLIALAEPVTRKVIEDISGADVVRSLLDQQMIVESSGHPAELRMWNTLIGEALRKNVSVSRSLQLLEKIRGQGEAAHVTAEGRLRAVEWALECGQRVHDADLLEGARAAVVRFRNTVARTMAARVHDPDLAPHARAIQARALFNQGDYEKAATILDGAWLQLKDTPDAAQALMLRASSHQALGKSLGALAAESRELLLRAGLITQAQSTVQTQSPVQAQGPASDGTDSRPAGAESRAWQDRMLYLLELGAAGDHAALGTEVQDLRNPNPGGPADDALRAVGMALLSHTLSAAGRSVQGLDAALLAASELPLLRDGLFFFNEFVLGRLVTGYLSMGEWESAERELANYTAEQAQAAATFGGSVQILRGYSLLRQGRIERAYQMLLPAVEALRLNDPQQLFRFGSALGFYVAARLGDSAQAKRLEQDYKDSSHGPSYELLAAAYAAAASEYLARDGKGLASLHTLATTPEVSARAGTLLEFLSICWDLGDHSVISLVHSLAKDVEGRWATAMQTLARNWESEDADDLMISAADLEASGFVNLAREAYAKASTLLEQAGERRRSRQAVALREKCDHELGERFREGHFIAAAPAVHLTRREQDIVELALQGLTDREIAQRLMVSVRTVEGHLYRTYVKLGVRSRDELSTALPK; this is translated from the coding sequence CAGGCCGTCTTCCTGATGGCCGGGCCCGGCGTCGGGAAGTCCGCGCTGGCCGAAGCCATTAGCGAGCGACTTTCACCGGAAATGATCATCGTCCAGATGCACGGAAGCTCCTCCTTGTCGGGGGTCCCTTTTGGTGTCCTGGCCCCCTACACGGCTGAGCTGTCTGCGGAGGACTCGGTTTCCCCGGTAGCAGTCCTGAGGTCCGTGTGGACCTACTTCGAGAAGCTCAAGGCCGGCAAGGACACTCCACTGCTGCTGATGGTGGATGACGCACACCACCTTGATGAAGCAACGGCGAGCATCGTGGCGGACATGATTTCGGCCGGTTGGGTCAGCTTGGTCGCGGCCGGAAGGCCGCGTCCCGGGCTGCCGCAACCGCTGGCCCAGCTCTGGTACGACGGCCTGGCGGACCGGGTGGATCTCCGGCCGCTGAACCGGGAACAGATCGAGGAAGTGCTCTCCCACATTCTTGATGGAACAATTCCGTCCGGCACCGTTGATACTATCTGGAGCGCTTCCGGCGGCAATCCCCGGATCCTGGACGCGCTGCTCCATGACGCAGCCGAGCGGGGAGTCCTGGTCAAACGGAACGGCATCTGGGTGCTGCTGGGACCGTTGCCCTCCGACGGCGCAAGGCTCACGGGCGTTGTCACGAAGGACCTGCTCAGGCGCCGCACCGAGGAACAGGATGCCCTGAAACTGATTGCCCTGGCCGAACCAGTGACCCGCAAAGTTATCGAGGACATCAGCGGAGCCGACGTCGTCCGGTCCCTTCTGGACCAGCAGATGATCGTTGAGAGCTCCGGCCACCCCGCCGAGCTCCGGATGTGGAACACCCTGATCGGCGAGGCGCTGAGGAAGAATGTGTCCGTCTCACGCAGCCTCCAGCTTCTGGAAAAGATCCGCGGCCAGGGCGAGGCAGCGCATGTAACTGCCGAAGGCCGTCTGAGGGCTGTGGAATGGGCGCTCGAATGCGGGCAGCGTGTGCACGACGCCGACCTGCTCGAAGGAGCCCGCGCCGCCGTAGTCCGGTTCCGCAACACGGTCGCCAGGACGATGGCCGCCAGGGTGCACGATCCCGACCTGGCACCGCACGCCCGGGCAATCCAGGCACGGGCCCTGTTCAACCAGGGCGACTACGAGAAAGCGGCCACCATCCTGGACGGAGCCTGGCTGCAGCTGAAGGACACGCCTGACGCTGCCCAGGCTCTGATGCTCAGGGCCTCGTCTCATCAGGCCCTCGGCAAATCGCTCGGAGCTCTCGCGGCGGAATCGCGGGAGCTCCTTCTCCGGGCCGGGCTCATCACCCAGGCTCAGAGCACAGTGCAGACTCAGAGCCCAGTCCAGGCACAGGGTCCAGCTTCCGACGGGACTGACAGCCGTCCTGCCGGGGCGGAATCCAGGGCCTGGCAGGACCGGATGCTTTACCTGCTGGAACTGGGAGCAGCGGGTGACCATGCAGCTCTCGGAACTGAAGTCCAGGACCTGAGAAACCCCAACCCTGGAGGACCCGCAGACGACGCCCTGCGCGCCGTCGGCATGGCCTTGCTGTCTCACACACTGTCGGCTGCCGGCCGGTCCGTCCAGGGGCTTGATGCCGCGCTTCTGGCAGCCTCCGAACTTCCCCTGCTCCGGGACGGGTTGTTCTTCTTCAACGAATTCGTGCTGGGCAGGCTTGTGACCGGCTACCTGTCCATGGGGGAGTGGGAGTCCGCCGAACGGGAGCTGGCCAACTACACCGCCGAGCAGGCGCAGGCAGCGGCCACGTTCGGCGGCAGCGTCCAGATCCTGCGCGGCTACTCACTGCTGCGACAGGGCCGGATCGAGCGCGCCTACCAGATGCTCCTCCCGGCGGTGGAAGCGCTCAGGCTCAACGACCCCCAGCAGCTTTTCCGCTTCGGTTCGGCCCTGGGCTTCTACGTTGCGGCGAGGCTCGGAGACTCCGCCCAGGCCAAACGACTGGAACAGGATTACAAGGACTCCAGTCACGGACCGTCCTACGAACTGCTGGCAGCGGCCTACGCCGCGGCGGCCTCGGAGTACCTTGCGCGGGATGGAAAAGGCCTGGCGTCGCTCCACACCCTGGCCACTACCCCTGAAGTATCGGCCAGGGCTGGAACGCTGCTTGAATTCCTGTCCATCTGTTGGGACCTGGGGGATCACTCGGTCATCTCCCTCGTGCATTCCCTGGCGAAGGACGTGGAGGGCCGGTGGGCGACGGCCATGCAGACACTGGCCAGGAACTGGGAGTCAGAGGACGCCGATGACCTGATGATTTCGGCTGCCGACCTGGAAGCTTCCGGATTCGTCAACCTGGCCAGGGAGGCCTACGCCAAGGCAAGCACGCTGCTCGAGCAGGCCGGCGAACGCCGGCGCTCAAGGCAGGCAGTGGCATTGCGGGAGAAATGCGACCATGAATTGGGTGAACGCTTCCGTGAGGGGCACTTCATTGCCGCCGCACCTGCTGTCCACCTGACCCGCCGTGAACAGGACATCGTGGAACTGGCACTGCAGGGACTGACCGACCGCGAAATCGCCCAGCGGCTGATGGTCTCCGTGCGTACCGTGGAAGGCCACCTTTACCGAACCTACGTCAAGCTCGGCGTGCGGAGCCGCGACGAGCTCTCCACCGCGCTGCCGAAGTAG